The following are encoded in a window of Actinomyces oris genomic DNA:
- a CDS encoding glutamate--cysteine ligase: MQDTTDTTSPIAAPADAQPSPAHRPQSLPFAGSARSTLGVEWELALIDRDSLDLRQCAEEILQKVGPDPHVHGEMMLNTIELVSGARRTVPECMEDIAFAFDRVLSVTDPLRVDLASAGTHPFADPLVQKVTNAERYARLVDRTRLWGHQMLIFGTHVHVGVEDRSKVLPILKALLTRTAHLQCLSASSPFWAGADTGYADNRAMMFQQLPTAGAPEQFSTWEQLESYTGDLVHTGVIEDFTEIRWDVRPSPRLGTIEVRACDAATNLTELAGMAALTQCLVESFSRTLDRGEELDALPDWYVAENKWRSARYGMDAILIVNSAGEEELVGDTVERMLTELAPVAEDLGCAAELESVRTTLETGASYQRQIAAVGAYGGQREAAVRLLLAEARAGRPLRPTEVLSLAAKS; encoded by the coding sequence ATGCAGGACACGACTGACACAACGAGCCCTATCGCCGCTCCTGCCGACGCTCAGCCGTCGCCGGCTCACCGCCCCCAGTCCCTCCCCTTCGCCGGCTCGGCCCGCTCCACGTTGGGGGTGGAGTGGGAGCTGGCCCTCATCGACCGCGACAGCCTCGACCTGCGCCAGTGCGCCGAGGAGATCCTCCAGAAGGTGGGCCCGGACCCGCACGTGCACGGCGAGATGATGCTCAACACCATCGAGCTGGTCTCCGGGGCCCGCAGGACCGTGCCCGAGTGCATGGAGGACATCGCCTTCGCCTTCGACCGCGTTCTTTCCGTCACCGATCCCCTGCGCGTGGACCTGGCCTCGGCCGGGACCCACCCCTTCGCCGACCCGCTGGTGCAGAAGGTGACCAATGCCGAGCGCTACGCGCGCCTGGTGGACCGCACCCGGCTGTGGGGTCACCAGATGCTCATCTTCGGCACCCACGTCCACGTCGGCGTCGAGGACCGGAGCAAGGTCCTTCCGATCCTCAAGGCCCTGCTCACGCGCACCGCCCACCTGCAGTGCCTGAGCGCCTCCTCGCCATTCTGGGCGGGGGCGGACACTGGCTACGCGGACAACCGCGCCATGATGTTCCAGCAGCTGCCCACCGCCGGCGCCCCCGAGCAGTTCAGCACCTGGGAGCAGCTGGAGAGCTACACCGGGGACCTGGTCCACACCGGCGTCATCGAGGACTTCACCGAGATCCGTTGGGACGTGCGCCCCTCGCCGCGCCTGGGAACCATCGAGGTGCGGGCCTGCGACGCCGCCACGAACCTGACCGAGCTGGCCGGCATGGCGGCGCTGACCCAGTGCCTCGTGGAGTCCTTCTCCCGCACCCTGGACCGGGGTGAGGAGCTCGATGCGCTGCCGGACTGGTACGTCGCCGAGAACAAGTGGCGCTCCGCCCGCTACGGCATGGACGCGATCCTCATCGTCAACTCCGCCGGTGAGGAGGAGCTGGTGGGAGACACGGTTGAGCGGATGCTCACCGAGCTCGCTCCCGTCGCCGAGGATCTCGGGTGCGCCGCGGAGCTGGAGTCCGTGCGCACCACGCTGGAGACGGGGGCCTCCTATCAGCGTCAGATCGCCGCCGTCGGGGCCTATGGAGGGCAGCGGGAGGCGGCCGTCAGGCTGCTGCTGGCCGAGGCCCGGGCGGGCAGGCCCCTCCGCCCTACAGAGGTGCTCTCGCTGGCGGCCAAGTCCTGA